A stretch of Hoplias malabaricus isolate fHopMal1 chromosome 10, fHopMal1.hap1, whole genome shotgun sequence DNA encodes these proteins:
- the tent5aa gene encoding terminal nucleotidyltransferase 5A — translation MSEEANETVMPAEAQGPPQGGGNYSVLSWEQVQRLDSLLTDSIPIHGRGNFPTLQMRPRQIVEAVRRRMEERELRVRDVRLNGSAASHVLHQHSGLGYKDLDLIFCAELKGEAEFQTVKDIVLDCLLDFLPEGVNKEKITPLTLKEAYVQKMVKVCNDSDRWSLISLSNNRGKNVELKFVDSLRRQFEFSVDSFQIKLDSLLLFYECSENPMAKTFHPTIIGESVYGDFNVALEHLRNKVICTRNPEEIRGGGLLKYCHLLVRGFRAASETEMKSLQRYMCSRFFIDFSDINEQQRKLESYLQNHFVGLEDRKYDYLMTLHRVVNESTVCLMGHERRQTLGLIAMLAVRVLAEQNVIPNVANVTCYYQPAPYVADGNFSNYYIAQVQPVFACQQQTYSTWLPCN, via the exons ATGTCCGAGGAGGCTAATGAGACGGTGATGCCTGCGGAGGCTCAAGGGCCGCCGCAGGGAGGAGGTAACTACAGTGTTCTGAGCTGGGAGCAGGTGCAGAGGCTCGACAGCCTCCTGACCGACAGCATCCCTATCCACGGCCGCGGGAACTTCCCCACGCTGCAGATGAGGCCACGGCAGATAGTGGAGGCGGTGCGGCGGCGCATGGAGGAGCGCGAGCTACGCGTGAGGGACGTGCGACTGAACGGGTCTGCGGCCAGCCATGTGCTCCACCAGCACAGCGGGCTGGGGTACAAAGACCTGGACCTGATCTTCTGCGCCGAACTCAAAGGAGAGGCTGAGTTTCAGACCGTCAAAGACATCGTGCTGGACTGTCTGCTGGACTTCCTCCCGGAGGGGGTTAATAAAGAGAAAATCACACCCCTCACTTTaaag GAAGCTTACGTTCAGAAGATGGTGAAAGTGTGCAATGACTCTGACCGCTGGAGCCTCATCTCGCTCTCCAACAACAGAGGCAAGAACGTAGAGCTGAAGTTTGTAGACTCTTTGCGGCGACAGTTTGAGTTCAGTGTGGACTCGTTCCAAATCAAACTGGACTCTCTCCTGCTTTTTTACGAATGTTCAGAGAACCCTATGGCCAAAACCTTCCACCCCACCATCATTGGTGAGAGCGTGTACGGGGACTTTAACGTGGCACTGGAGCACCTGCGCAACAAGGTGATCTGCACAAGGAACCCTGAGGAGATCCGGGGAGGAGGCCTACTGAAGTACTGCCACCTGCTGGTCAGAGGCTTCCGAGCCGCCTCTGAGACGGAGATGAAATCTCTGCAGCGCTACATGTGTTCACGCTTCTTTATTGACTTCTCAGACATCAACGAGCAGCAGAGGAAGCTGGAGTCTTACCTCCAGAACCACTTTGTGGGGCTGGAGGACCGCAAGTACGATTATCTGATGACTCTGCACAGGGTGGTGAACGAAAGCACTGTGTGCCTGATGGGCCATGAGCGAAGGCAGACTTTAGGGCTTATAGCCATGCTGGCTGTGCGTGTTCTGGCTGAGCAGAACGTCATACCAAACGTGGCAAACGTCACCTGCTACTACCAGCCTGCACCTTATGTAGCAGATGGCAACTTCAGTAATTACTATATTGCCCAGGTGCAGCCAGTCTTTGCTTGCCAGCAACAGACCTACTCAACCTGGTTACCTTGCAACTGA